The DNA region CAGAGTATATGGGAGGAAAAGAGCGCCCGGGTGCACATTCCAAGACGTCAGAAAACTGGAAAGAGAAGTAAATGCCATATCGGCAATATAGTTCCCTTGAGGAGAGAGAAGATGAAGAACCGCGGGTTGCGAATAGGACTCTGGCCAACTGTACTGTAGTACTGAGCTGGGCTGTGCTGAAGAAGAGGGAAACAATGAAGACAGAAAACAAGTAAGTAAAGAGAAAGGAATAGAGACTATGTGTGAGAGATGCTTCTGTATTGTGATGGAAATGTACACAATGTAATGTAATGAAATGTACATAAAGATGTGTACCCGCTAACTACTGTATATAATTCACACAAAGTTATCGTTAAGTAAAGAGTTTATTTTTACTGGTGGTCTCCCGCATTGAAGTCCTCAACATCTGGTCCTGGTCAACCAAAGTCATCGGGAACATGCAGCCTCCGAGGGTGTAGTGTTCTCATGGATGaagcccacacacccagccaggacctccacCTTCATGTAACATACTGGGCTGTAAGAGAGCAGTATCTCTCCCACAGCTACTACCCTGCACAACGATACATAAGggcttttttgttttgctttttgcttccctGAGCTATTGGAGCCTGCATGACACACTTTTGTGGTATTGCAGCATATCATCTGTCATAAAACACCAACATCAGAGTCCCCTCCCCTCCTGGTATATGAGCTCTTTGATTTCTAATTGCTCATTTGATGGCAGTGGCAGTCTCACCATGGATCAGTTTCGCAATACATGAGtaggaaggaatgaaactccttaaAAGTGATCTAAGAAAGGAGGACCACTATTTTTTACGGTAACAGTGGGCCACCTTTCCTGCCGGGCACCTGTGTAAGCTGCACAGGCTGTATTTATTATTAGCCTGACCTTGATGATGGCCGCCTAATAGTACAATGCAAAAGTGAGGTCTGTAATATGGAAGACAAGACAAAAAGATGAGACAGCTGCCTTAGTACCTTTTAGTCATGGCAGTCAAGCAGATTCAAAACTTGAGAGTATGTGAAAAGTCTGTGGTTTTGTAAATATGTCTATAATCCATCTTTTATAGTACCCATGTTGTTTCTCCCATGGTCGGAGGTCCAGCTTCAGTGGTGGATGCTTAGTAGCTTCCCCACTATACCCAATGTAATGCCAGCACTCCTGCATGGCTCCCCTTCACCTTCCATGCAGGATCGCAGGCGTACTCACCACCGTGGCCGCGTGGTCACCTCCCCATCTCTCGGCATGTGTCCCTGCTTCTTGCTTTCTGTGCGcgccacatagacagcaatgcaattATAGTGAGCGAGGCCAGGCTTAATCAGAATGTGGCTGGAACAATTCAAATTGCATACCTGCATTCACACGCGCGGCCGATTACAGCGCCAACAAtgaagaatcctcacagcgtgcagtgcacaTGGTGTGAGGACTCACAAGTATACAGTCATAgagagagtgactgcagacttgtacctcaAGGCCTCACAACTCCTTTAATAGGATTTATTTTTTCAATTCATGGGATAAACTATATTCACTTTACTTACGTGATGATTAGTTATCTCCATACAAGTTATTTGAGTGATTGTAAATAAAAGCCACATTTGCAAGATCTGTTCTAACATTTCTTTCTGCTTTAAAGGCTCAATTTTCTTCTATAGAAGACATGAGAATATTGAACAGCACAAATCCTTCTTACTTTGTACTCTCGGGTCTTACTGATGATCCTCAGCTCGAGATActcctttttgttttatttttgatattttacattATTACTTTGCTGGCTAATATTGGCATCATGCTGACCATCAGTGGAGACTCTCGGCTTCATACTCCAATGTACTTTTTCATAAAGAACCTTTCTTTTTTAGACCTCTGTTACTCTACTATCATAACGCCAAAAACCTTAGCTACTTTCCTTTCAGCTACAAAAACTATTTCATTAGTTCAATGTGCAATGCAGATGTATCTGTTTGGTGCTTCAGTAAGCCTTGAATGTTTTCTGCTAGGGATAATGGCTTATGATCGCTATGTTGCAATCTGTAACCCACTGTTATATATGATAATAATGAAGACGAGGTTCTGCAGGCAACTTGTGGGCTTTGCTTACCTTGGGGGTTACCTCAATGCATCGATTCATACGTCGTGCACGTTCCAATTACCATTCTGCAGGAGCAACAAAATAGACCACTTCTACTGTGATGTCCCACCGCTTCTAAAGCTCTCTTGCATTGACACCACAGTAAATGAGCTTGTGATGTTCATTTTTGGAGGTCTCGCTGAAATCAGCTCTTTGACAACTATTATAGTATCATATAGCTATATAATATCAACCATATTAAACATAAATTCTCAGCAAGGAAGGAAGAAAGCATTCTCTACATGTACATCCCACCTAATGACAGTTGGCTTATTCTACAGCACCATTGTCTTCATGTACCTACGACCGTCTTCTAGCTATGCTATGAGCCAAGACAAAATTGCTTCTGTCTTCTATACTGTTATTATACCCATGATTAACCCATTAATTTATAGCTTAAGAAATAAGGAAGTCACAAGGGCATTCATAAAAATCAGAGACAAATATAGACTTAAATTGATATTATAGTGTGTATATTTACAGGGACAACTCTCTATTAGTGATgaccgagtgtgctcgttactcgagttttccgagcatgctcggatgatctccgagtatcttgggcgtgctcgtatattatgtttgagtcctcgcagctgcatgatttgctgctgttagacaacctgaacacatgcagggattgcctgttagggaatccccacatgtattcaggctgtctagcagccacaaatcatgcagctgcgaggactcaaacataatatacgagcgagCATGCCCCAGATACTCGGagtacacccaagcatgctcagaaaactcgagtaacgagcatactcgctcatcactactctctatCTACTTATAGTATATGATTTGTATGATGAAATGAGTAACTTGGATTTAAAATTCCCCTATTAGAGGATTCAGAATTAAATAGTCTGTTCCACAATTATATTGTTGGTGCCAGAAGTGAGTTACTGAACACGTGTGACCACCGACACTGCTCATATGTCCGAGAGGACACTAAAAATACATCTAGAAGAATAGATGCTCTTTTGAAGGCTCTTTTCAAAAATcgacatcaaatattgatttgatggAGATTTTTCTTTGGTATATTCACTTTGCGTTTTATCAATtgataaaataaactattaacattcaTATTCTTGAAATAATTCTTACTTTTCATTTTTccatacctgcctaaaactttttcaCAGTATTATAAGTCAGGAACAAAAATAAAGTTAAAGGGGCTTTTTATTTTTGCTGAATATGAATGTGCCAGTTGTAGTTCTCCACTGATCACATATCAGAAGAAGTTACAGTATGCTTCCCATTAATGAGATGTGTGATGATCATGCAATAACAGTTATCCGTGTACTTTATCACTCACAGTCTAACGTCATGTGGTAAAATAAGGCAACTGCATCTCATCTACAGTCTCCAAAAAAGCTCATCTTATACTCTGAAGAGACCAAAAGTATctttctggctacaaaaagtgctgTTTTATGACATTCACACTGTCATTACCAAATACAAAGTACCTCTTCTATACCATCTTGCTGGCATCATCATACTGTAGAGAAGCTTATTATTTGTAATAATACGGCTAGGAAAGCTAGAGCTTACCCTTTAAAAAGGATGGAAACAATATAAAAAAGTGAAAACATAATGTCATATATAGTAACGGTCTATATACAGAAAGCTAAAGCTATATAGGAGTGGTCTGAAAACCTAAACGCATTCCATTTCCCTTTGCTTCTATTCCCTTTTCTTCGCACTGTGTTGTCCTATTCCTGTCCTGTTGGATTTATGTCAAGCAGCCTATGTTCCCTGATGTTTTTTGTTCATATCGTATGTGATTACATTTGCTTCTGGAAGACGCTTCATAGTAGAGCATGGACAATGCCTATATTAAAAATTTCCAGATAACTTAttttctttaaagtgaacctgtcagtaggattttgctaagtaaccctcagacactgtcaggtcggcgccgttatactgagcaaaatgatatcttggttgatgaaatccgtcttgtggttgttgtttaatctttatttgtagttttcagttaataatatgctcgtgctccggggcgggctCTGGGggatctttatgtggtgctctgcttagataatcatctgtatggcttctgacaggtcactgatcctttacTGACCTGCCCCCTCTGTTACATACTATATATAATATTGTTGATGATATTGTTGGTAATATTGGTGATCATGTCTATAATACTGTTggctattgtgaggcttagaatttttttttttatatccagcaaaatggcaccggtggcggcgcctgtgcagtagcatgtaTTTCTTACCGATAGGTGCTACGGCACAGGCACAGGAGCCATTTTGTTGCAGCCAAATTGTTTTTCCTCAAGCAAAATAGCACCATCAGTGGTGCCTGTACAGTAGCATGTATCTAAGCCAACAGCAGAAGAGTGTATGGCACCACTGCCTCACCTTTACCTCAAAGTGATGAAATGAGGTTAACCACCTAAATCATGAACGCCATATAGCCTCCAAAAACACTGCTGTAGGTGCTCAATCcatatgggaaaaaaaaatgcaggaagTCCACAATAACCGAAGAAAATAATGGATGGCACTCACCAATGCAGTTTTCACTTGCTTTATTAGACACTGTGCAGCTCAGGCACGGGAGACATGTGCAAGGTACGGACCACAGCTGTTTCGCGCTTCAACGGGTCCGTACCTTGCACATGTCTCCTGTGCCTGAGCTGCACAGTGTCTAATAAAGCAAGTGAAAACCACATTGGTGAGTGCCATCCATTATTTTCTTCGGTTACTGGGGATTTAGTCGCATGTATCTCTTATTGATAGATGCTGCTGCGCAAGCGTCGCTGCCATTTTCCTGCAGCCAAATTTTTCTTCCATCAGCAAAATGGTGCAGCCAGTGGctcatgtgcagtagcatctatcggtaagGCCGGTGTAACACTTGGTATTGCAATGCAAGAAAttcgcgcatcaatacctggcactgccgccgacacacgggactggagcgttcagctgcatagaaatacagttgtggccaaaggtattgacacccctgcaattctgtcagataatactcagtttctgccTGAAAATGATTgccatcacaaattctttggtattattatcttcatttaatttgtcttaaatgaaaaaacacaaaagagaatgaagcaaaaagcaaaacattgattatttcacacaaaattccaaaaatgggccagacaaaagtattggcaccctcagcctaatacgtggttgcacaatctttagccaaaataactgcgaccaaccgcttccggtaaccatcaatgagtttcttacaatgctctgctggaattttagaccattcttctttggcaaacttctccaggtccctgatatttaaagggtgccttctccaaactgccatttttagatctctccacaggtgttctatgggattcaggtctggactcattgctggccaccttagaagtctccagtgctttctctcaaaccattttctagtgctttttgaagtgtgttttgggtcattgtcctgctggaagacccatgacctctgagggagacccagctttctcacactgggccctacattatgctgctaaatttgttggtagtcttcagacttcataatgccatgcacacggtcaagcagtccagtgccagaggtagcaaagcaactccaaaacatcagggaacctccgccatgtttgacggaagagactgtgttcttttctttgaatgcctctttttttctcctgtaaactctatgttgatgcctttgcccaaaaagctctacttttgtctcatctgaccagagaacattcttccaaaacgtttaaggctttttcagataagttttggcaaactccagcctggcttttttatgtctcggggtaagaagtggggtcttcctgggtctcctaccatacagtcccttttcattcagacgccgacggatagtacgggttgacactgttgtaccctcggactgcagggcagcttcaacttgtttggatgttagtcgaggttctttatccaacatctgcataatcttgcattgaaatctcttgtcaatttttcttttccgtccacatctagggaggttagccacagtgccatgggctttaaacttcttgatgacactgcgcacggtagacacaggaacattcaggtctctggagatggacttgtagccttgagattgctcatgcttcctcacaatttggtttctcaaatcctcagacagtggtcttctttcttttctccatgctcaa from Ranitomeya variabilis isolate aRanVar5 chromosome 3, aRanVar5.hap1, whole genome shotgun sequence includes:
- the LOC143817572 gene encoding olfactory receptor 5AP2-like, with the translated sequence MRILNSTNPSYFVLSGLTDDPQLEILLFVLFLIFYIITLLANIGIMLTISGDSRLHTPMYFFIKNLSFLDLCYSTIITPKTLATFLSATKTISLVQCAMQMYLFGASVSLECFLLGIMAYDRYVAICNPLLYMIIMKTRFCRQLVGFAYLGGYLNASIHTSCTFQLPFCRSNKIDHFYCDVPPLLKLSCIDTTVNELVMFIFGGLAEISSLTTIIVSYSYIISTILNINSQQGRKKAFSTCTSHLMTVGLFYSTIVFMYLRPSSSYAMSQDKIASVFYTVIIPMINPLIYSLRNKEVTRAFIKIRDKYRLKLIL